A stretch of the Pseudomonadota bacterium genome encodes the following:
- a CDS encoding HlyD family efflux transporter periplasmic adaptor subunit produces MIRARIVRPLLPALALLLAASGCRDNGEFAVVGTLEWDRIELTAEAAEPIERIEVREGERVTAGQVILRQDTRRLQAQTDQADALLAQQEARLAELRRGPRTELITQARAQLEGAEGTLASARHELDRVRPLVDKNLLSPQDLDRARAAHDSALAARDAAKAVLAERVHGTTAEELDQARAARDAAAAAARALRVSLERLTVQAPADGLIDDLPLEPGERPQAGAVVAVLLAGKAPYARVYLPEPLRAEVHMGSAATVQVDGIDQAFRGRVRRISADPAFTPYYSLTAHDRSRLSYLTEVELEDAAAHGLPAGIPLQVTFDARPAGE; encoded by the coding sequence ATGATACGCGCCCGCATCGTCCGTCCCCTGCTGCCTGCCCTGGCCCTGCTGCTCGCCGCGTCCGGCTGCCGTGACAACGGCGAGTTCGCGGTGGTCGGCACGCTGGAATGGGACCGCATCGAGCTGACCGCCGAGGCGGCCGAACCGATCGAACGCATCGAGGTGCGCGAGGGCGAGCGGGTCACTGCCGGCCAGGTCATCCTGCGTCAGGATACGCGGCGCCTGCAGGCGCAGACGGACCAGGCCGACGCCCTGCTGGCCCAGCAGGAGGCGCGCCTGGCCGAACTCAGGCGGGGTCCGCGCACCGAATTGATCACGCAGGCACGGGCGCAGCTCGAGGGTGCGGAGGGCACGCTCGCCAGCGCCCGCCACGAGCTCGACCGGGTGCGCCCCCTGGTGGACAAGAATCTGCTCAGCCCGCAGGATCTCGATCGTGCACGGGCGGCGCACGACAGCGCGCTCGCCGCGCGTGACGCGGCCAAGGCGGTACTCGCTGAACGCGTGCACGGCACGACGGCCGAGGAACTCGACCAGGCCCGCGCCGCGCGCGATGCGGCGGCCGCGGCGGCGCGGGCGCTTCGGGTCAGCCTGGAACGGCTCACGGTACAGGCACCGGCGGACGGGCTCATCGACGACCTGCCGCTGGAACCGGGCGAGCGTCCGCAGGCCGGGGCGGTGGTCGCGGTACTGCTCGCCGGCAAGGCCCCGTACGCCCGGGTCTACCTGCCGGAACCGCTGCGAGCCGAGGTGCACATGGGCAGCGCCGCCACGGTACAGGTCGATGGGATCGACCAGGCCTTCCGCGGCCGTGTCCGCAGGATCAGCGCCGATCCCGCCTTCACGCCGTACTACTCGCTCACGGCGCACGACCGTTCCCGGCTCAGTTACCTGACCGAGGTCGAACTCGAGGACGCCGCGGCACACGGTCTGCCGGCCGGCATCCCGTTGCAGGTCACCTTCGATGCCCGGCCAGCCGGTGAATGA
- a CDS encoding DUF6624 domain-containing protein gives MDAALREELLDLQRRDGATRARLLAAGRLYGDYAEEMQQVHRRNAERLAAIVAAQGWPGRTLVGTDGARAAWQIAQHAICTPALQRGFHVQLTAAVAAGEATPLQLAYLTDRIRFNEQRPQCYGLVLDWNAAGELGCVLEAPAGVDARRAAVGLPPFAEDLARQRAAVAAEGGTCPAEYAAYRARATAWAHRTGWL, from the coding sequence ATGGATGCCGCGCTGCGTGAAGAACTCCTGGACCTGCAGCGTCGAGATGGAGCAACGCGTGCGCGGCTGCTGGCCGCAGGCCGCCTCTACGGCGATTACGCCGAGGAGATGCAGCAGGTCCACCGCCGCAATGCCGAGCGACTCGCGGCCATCGTCGCGGCGCAGGGCTGGCCCGGGCGCACGCTGGTCGGGACGGACGGTGCGCGCGCGGCCTGGCAGATTGCGCAACACGCCATCTGCACGCCCGCGCTGCAGCGCGGTTTCCACGTGCAACTGACGGCGGCGGTCGCGGCCGGCGAGGCCACGCCGCTGCAGCTGGCCTATCTGACCGACCGGATCCGTTTCAACGAGCAGCGACCACAATGTTACGGGCTGGTGCTGGACTGGAATGCCGCCGGTGAGCTCGGCTGTGTGCTGGAGGCGCCGGCAGGCGTCGATGCGCGCCGCGCGGCCGTCGGCCTGCCGCCGTTCGCGGAAGACCTGGCCCGGCAGCGTGCGGCGGTGGCGGCGGAGGGCGGCACCTGCCCGGCGGAGTACGCCGCCTACCGGGCCCGCGCCACTGCCTGGGCGCACCGCACGGGCTGGCTGTGA
- a CDS encoding NUDIX hydrolase has translation MDESKPATRTPVFAGRLLEVALETVTLPNGVVAELEIVRHPGGAAVVALDAADRVCLLRQYRYAGGGWLWELPAGKLDPGEPPEATARRELEEEAGVRAGRLETLGSMIPTPGYCDEVVHLYLAHELTPVPARPEEHELFEVHWLPFATALARVHDGTIRDAKTMLGLMLCAGRR, from the coding sequence ATGGACGAGTCCAAACCCGCCACCCGCACCCCGGTCTTTGCCGGCAGGCTGCTCGAGGTCGCGCTCGAGACGGTCACCCTGCCCAACGGCGTGGTGGCAGAACTCGAGATCGTCCGGCATCCGGGCGGTGCCGCGGTGGTGGCGCTGGATGCAGCGGACCGGGTCTGCCTGCTGCGACAGTACCGGTATGCCGGCGGGGGCTGGCTGTGGGAGCTGCCGGCCGGCAAGCTCGATCCCGGCGAGCCGCCGGAAGCCACCGCGCGGCGCGAACTCGAGGAAGAGGCCGGAGTCCGCGCCGGCCGCCTGGAAACGCTCGGCAGCATGATCCCCACCCCCGGCTATTGCGACGAGGTCGTGCATCTGTACCTGGCGCACGAGCTGACGCCGGTGCCCGCTCGCCCCGAGGAGCACGAACTGTTCGAGGTGCACTGGCTGCCCTTCGCAACCGCCCTCGCCCGGGTTCACGACGGCACCATCCGCGACGCCAAGACCATGCTCGGTCTCATGCTCTGCGCCGGCCGGCGCTGA
- a CDS encoding 2Fe-2S iron-sulfur cluster-binding protein, whose amino-acid sequence MTATVTIQSSGESFAVADGESILQAALRQGVALPHGCYNGVCGACVSRIVAGGIDYPDGEPLALFGEEADKGLCCVGYPRGDLVIEPEHLGDDCEPWL is encoded by the coding sequence ATGACAGCCACCGTCACGATCCAGAGCAGTGGGGAATCCTTCGCGGTCGCGGACGGCGAGAGCATTCTGCAGGCCGCGCTGCGCCAGGGTGTCGCGCTGCCGCACGGCTGTTACAACGGCGTCTGCGGCGCCTGCGTCAGCCGGATCGTCGCCGGTGGCATCGACTATCCGGACGGCGAGCCGCTGGCCCTGTTCGGGGAGGAGGCGGACAAGGGCCTGTGCTGTGTCGGATACCCGCGCGGCGATCTGGTGATCGAACCCGAACACCTGGGCGACGACTGCGAACCCTGGTTGTAG
- a CDS encoding macro domain-containing protein: protein MIHQVSGDILLSKAQVLAHGVAPKDPMSQGLALSLHQKYPAMHKDFHHWCNQHHPEPGAAWMWGGTDGVRIVNLLTQEGGYGHGSRPGKATVKHVSDALRALAKMSASEPFTSIALPRLATGVGGLSWEEVWPVLQDRLGDIGIPVYVYTEYHAGERAQEPGL, encoded by the coding sequence ATGATTCACCAGGTATCAGGCGACATTCTGCTGTCGAAGGCTCAGGTGCTGGCCCATGGCGTGGCACCGAAGGATCCGATGAGCCAGGGGCTGGCGCTTTCGCTGCATCAGAAGTATCCCGCCATGCACAAGGACTTTCACCACTGGTGCAACCAGCACCACCCGGAACCCGGCGCGGCCTGGATGTGGGGCGGGACGGACGGCGTGCGCATCGTGAACCTGCTCACCCAGGAGGGGGGGTACGGTCACGGCTCGCGTCCCGGCAAGGCGACCGTCAAGCACGTCAGCGACGCGTTGCGCGCGCTGGCGAAGATGTCGGCCAGCGAGCCGTTCACCTCGATCGCCCTGCCGCGCCTGGCCACCGGTGTCGGTGGACTCTCCTGGGAGGAGGTCTGGCCGGTGCTGCAGGACCGTCTCGGCGACATCGGGATCCCGGTCTACGTCTACACGGAATACCATGCCGGCGAGCGGGCGCAGGAGCCGGGTCTGTAG
- a CDS encoding ABC transporter permease — protein MLSYLLQRLCGACLVILGVVSLVFLLIHLVPGDPVEVMLGESAATADRAALRAALGLDRPLAAQYAGYLGDLLRLDLGTSIHRRVPVTALLLERLPATGALALATLAVTVLLALPLGIVAALRRGTPWDSAAMTVSLLGVSIPNFWLGPMLILVFALWLGWLPVSGQGGPAAVVLPALTLGTGLVAVLSRMVRSSLLEVLHEDYLRTARAKGMGPARVILHHALRNALLPVITLLGLQLGALLAGAVITETVFSWPGIGLLTIESIQARDYPVVQACVLLISLTYVVVNLLTDLAYAWIDPRIRLGAYA, from the coding sequence ATGCTGAGCTACCTCCTGCAACGGCTGTGCGGCGCCTGCCTCGTGATCCTCGGCGTGGTCAGCCTCGTGTTCCTGCTCATCCACCTCGTGCCTGGCGATCCGGTCGAGGTCATGCTGGGCGAATCGGCCGCCACGGCCGACCGCGCGGCGCTGCGCGCGGCGCTGGGACTGGACCGGCCGCTGGCGGCGCAGTATGCCGGCTATCTCGGCGACCTGCTGCGGCTCGATCTCGGTACCTCGATCCACCGGCGCGTGCCGGTGACGGCGCTGCTGCTGGAGCGGCTGCCGGCGACCGGCGCGCTGGCGCTCGCGACCCTGGCCGTGACCGTGTTGCTGGCCCTGCCGCTGGGCATCGTCGCCGCGCTCCGGCGCGGCACGCCCTGGGACAGCGCCGCCATGACCGTCTCGCTGCTCGGCGTTTCCATTCCCAATTTCTGGCTCGGACCGATGCTGATCCTGGTGTTCGCACTGTGGCTGGGCTGGCTGCCGGTGAGCGGTCAGGGCGGTCCGGCCGCGGTCGTCCTGCCGGCGCTGACACTCGGGACCGGCCTGGTCGCGGTGCTCTCGCGCATGGTGCGCAGCAGCCTGCTCGAGGTGCTGCACGAGGATTACCTGCGCACCGCGCGCGCCAAGGGCATGGGACCGGCGCGCGTCATCCTGCACCACGCGCTGCGCAATGCGCTGCTGCCGGTGATCACGCTGCTCGGTCTGCAGCTCGGTGCGCTACTGGCCGGTGCGGTGATCACCGAGACGGTGTTCTCCTGGCCGGGTATCGGCCTGCTCACCATCGAGTCCATCCAGGCGCGCGACTATCCGGTGGTGCAGGCCTGCGTGCTGCTGATCAGCCTGACCTATGTCGTGGTGAACCTGCTGACCGACCTGGCCTATGCCTGGATCGACCCGCGCATCCGCCTGGGGGCGTACGCCTGA
- a CDS encoding ABC transporter permease — translation MRLPLLILALWALAAIGAPWLPLDPDRIGLAHILEPPGAAAVLGYDDLGRDIGARLAVGARTSFLVAVWVVGLSLLAGTLFGTAAAYRGGWWDRLAMLVVDIFLAFPGILLAIALAGLLGPGLDNVVIALTTVGWVGYARLARAQVLSLKQREHVQAAEALGSNRWRIMRRHLLPLMAAPLIVEATFGVAAVIVAEAGLSFLGLGVQPPAASWGAMIRDGTRYLLVAPHLVLAPGLALLAVVLAVNLLGDRLRDRLDIRLKQQPTGPRE, via the coding sequence ATGCGTCTGCCGCTGCTGATCCTGGCCCTGTGGGCGCTGGCGGCGATCGGCGCGCCGTGGTTGCCGCTGGATCCCGATCGCATCGGGCTCGCGCACATCCTCGAGCCGCCCGGCGCGGCGGCCGTGCTCGGCTACGACGATCTGGGCCGCGACATCGGCGCCCGCCTCGCGGTCGGGGCGCGGACCTCGTTTCTGGTGGCCGTGTGGGTGGTCGGGCTGTCGCTGCTGGCCGGGACGCTGTTCGGAACCGCGGCGGCCTACCGTGGCGGCTGGTGGGACCGGCTGGCGATGCTGGTCGTGGACATCTTTCTCGCCTTTCCGGGCATCCTGCTCGCGATCGCGTTGGCCGGGCTGCTCGGCCCCGGTCTCGACAACGTCGTCATTGCGCTGACCACGGTGGGCTGGGTAGGCTATGCGCGCCTGGCGCGCGCGCAGGTGCTGTCGCTGAAGCAGCGCGAACACGTGCAGGCGGCCGAGGCCCTCGGCAGCAACCGCTGGCGCATCATGCGCCGTCACCTGCTGCCGCTGATGGCGGCGCCGCTGATCGTGGAAGCGACCTTCGGCGTGGCCGCCGTGATCGTCGCCGAGGCCGGCTTGTCCTTTCTCGGACTCGGCGTGCAGCCGCCGGCAGCCTCGTGGGGGGCGATGATCCGCGACGGCACCCGCTACCTGCTGGTCGCGCCGCACCTGGTGCTGGCACCGGGTCTGGCGCTGCTGGCCGTGGTACTGGCCGTGAACCTGCTCGGCGACCGCCTGCGCGACCGCCTCGATATCCGGCTCAAACAACAACCGACAGGACCACGCGAATGA
- the nagZ gene encoding beta-N-acetylhexosaminidase, protein MTLGPLMLDVAGLELDAEDRELLRQPAVGGVILFARNYADPDQLEALVGAIHALREPHLLVAVDQEGGRVQRFRDGFTRLPPLSCLGRIYDSDRARAKQLARVTGWLMAVELRAAGVDLSFAPVLDLDYGVSTVIGNRALHRRPEAVAELAVAYQRGMHEAGMAATGKHFPGHGAVAADSHVDLPVDPRRFADIEQWDLVPFGRLIDAGLAAVMMAHVVYPEIDRLPAGYSPVWIGEILRRRLGFRGLVFSDDLSMAGACLAGDFAARAHAALEAGCDMVLVCNDRPGAVQVAEALAGYQDPVAHTRIARMHGKHPLTRAALMADPRWEQAVVAVRGYEEAPELDLDA, encoded by the coding sequence ATGACACTGGGACCGCTGATGCTGGATGTCGCCGGCCTCGAGCTCGATGCCGAGGATCGCGAGCTGCTGCGCCAGCCGGCGGTAGGCGGCGTCATCCTGTTCGCACGCAATTACGCGGACCCGGACCAGCTCGAGGCGCTGGTCGGCGCCATACACGCCCTGCGCGAGCCGCACCTGCTGGTGGCGGTCGACCAGGAAGGCGGGCGCGTGCAGCGCTTCCGCGACGGCTTCACGCGGCTGCCGCCGCTGTCCTGTCTCGGCCGCATCTACGACAGCGACCGCGCGCGCGCGAAGCAGCTCGCGCGCGTCACCGGCTGGCTCATGGCCGTCGAGCTGCGCGCCGCAGGCGTGGATCTCAGTTTCGCCCCGGTACTGGATCTCGACTACGGTGTATCCACCGTCATCGGCAACCGCGCCCTACACCGGCGGCCAGAGGCCGTCGCCGAACTCGCCGTCGCCTACCAGCGCGGCATGCACGAGGCCGGCATGGCGGCAACCGGCAAACACTTCCCCGGCCACGGCGCGGTGGCGGCCGATTCGCATGTCGATCTACCGGTCGACCCGCGGCGCTTTGCGGACATCGAGCAGTGGGACCTGGTGCCGTTCGGACGCCTGATCGATGCCGGGCTGGCGGCGGTGATGATGGCGCATGTGGTCTACCCCGAGATCGACCGGCTGCCGGCCGGTTATTCGCCGGTCTGGATCGGCGAGATCCTGCGCCGCCGGCTGGGATTCCGCGGGCTCGTGTTCAGCGATGATCTCAGCATGGCTGGGGCCTGTCTCGCCGGCGACTTCGCGGCTCGCGCGCATGCCGCGCTGGAGGCCGGCTGTGATATGGTGCTCGTCTGCAACGACCGCCCGGGCGCGGTGCAGGTGGCCGAGGCCCTGGCCGGCTACCAGGATCCCGTCGCCCATACCCGCATCGCGCGCATGCACGGCAAACACCCCCTCACGCGCGCCGCGCTGATGGCCGATCCGCGCTGGGAACAGGCGGTGGTGGCGGTGCGCGGCTACGAGGAGGCACCGGAGCTGGACCTGGACGCGTGA
- a CDS encoding hypoxanthine-guanine phosphoribosyltransferase yields MTLTPAELKRIRATAVELHGPAQVHAALDRMAAEITAVLGETLPVVLCVLTGGIIPTGHLLTRLPFPLETDYLHATRYRGATSGREVEWVSEPGISLAGRTVLVVDDILDEGNTLVDIARYCRQAGAAQLYTAVLIQKRHDRRNPAAHADFVGLEVDDRYVFGFGMDYKGYLRNLNGIYALGESA; encoded by the coding sequence ATGACACTCACACCGGCCGAACTCAAACGCATACGCGCCACCGCGGTCGAACTGCACGGACCGGCGCAGGTGCATGCAGCGCTGGATCGCATGGCCGCCGAGATCACCGCCGTCCTCGGCGAGACGCTGCCGGTCGTGCTGTGCGTCCTGACCGGCGGCATCATCCCGACCGGCCACCTGCTGACGCGCCTGCCGTTTCCGCTCGAGACCGACTACCTGCATGCCACGCGCTACCGCGGCGCCACCAGCGGCCGCGAGGTCGAATGGGTCTCCGAACCCGGCATTTCGCTCGCGGGCCGCACCGTGCTGGTGGTGGACGACATCCTCGACGAGGGCAATACCCTGGTCGACATCGCCCGCTACTGCCGCCAGGCCGGGGCCGCGCAGCTCTACACCGCCGTGCTCATCCAGAAGCGGCACGATCGGCGCAATCCGGCGGCGCACGCGGACTTTGTCGGACTCGAGGTCGACGACCGCTATGTCTTCGGCTTCGGCATGGACTACAAGGGCTACCTGCGCAACCTGAACGGCATCTATGCGCTGGGCGAGTCTGCCTGA
- a CDS encoding S-methyl-5'-thioinosine phosphorylase: MAELAIIGGTGLTKLKHLEIERREVMHTPFGEPSGALTIGTLCGHEVAFLARHGYGHTIPPHKVNYRANLWALKEHGVTRVIGVCAVGGIRAAIRPATVVIPDQIIDYTWSREHTFFEADLTEVTHVDFTEPYCRELRELLIASAGRAGVEVLTTGTYGATQGPRLETAAEINRMERDGCDMVGMTGMPEAALARELGLCYAVCAVSANDAAGRSPGPIEMAEIEHNLKTGMARVRAILEAAISAPA, encoded by the coding sequence ATGGCGGAACTGGCAATCATCGGCGGTACCGGGCTGACCAAGCTCAAGCATCTCGAGATCGAGCGGCGGGAAGTCATGCACACCCCGTTCGGCGAACCCTCCGGGGCGCTTACCATCGGTACCCTGTGCGGTCATGAAGTGGCATTCCTCGCGCGGCACGGTTACGGCCATACCATACCGCCGCACAAGGTGAATTACCGGGCCAACCTGTGGGCGCTGAAGGAACACGGCGTGACACGGGTGATCGGCGTGTGCGCCGTGGGCGGCATCCGCGCCGCGATCCGACCCGCCACCGTCGTCATCCCGGACCAGATCATCGACTACACCTGGTCACGCGAACACACCTTCTTCGAGGCCGACCTCACCGAGGTAACCCACGTCGACTTCACCGAACCCTACTGCCGGGAGCTGCGGGAACTGCTCATCGCCAGCGCCGGCCGCGCCGGCGTCGAGGTGCTGACCACGGGTACCTACGGCGCCACCCAGGGGCCGCGCCTGGAAACGGCGGCGGAGATCAACCGCATGGAGCGCGACGGCTGCGACATGGTCGGCATGACCGGCATGCCGGAGGCGGCGCTCGCGCGCGAACTGGGGCTGTGCTATGCGGTCTGTGCCGTGTCCGCCAACGACGCGGCCGGGCGCAGCCCGGGCCCGATCGAGATGGCGGAGATCGAGCACAATCTCAAGACCGGCATGGCGCGCGTGCGCGCGATACTGGAAGCTGCGATCAGCGCCCCGGCCTGA
- a CDS encoding CsiV family protein, whose translation MKCKDRLHHGARLLLCALALLASTGAVAALDQYDVEVIVFSNDAAAGDDENTQESGTAGRPAAGAVPASEFIELSAADYRLNNIRGGLASARGYRVLFHRAWRQPVYDRAHAVDYPVHGVAAGGRTSVDGTVTLIRERFLHLDVDLLLQTTAGNGMPVAFRLNERRRIRSDELHYFDHPRFGVIARVTPYAAAAEPAAVAPDAGAGSVEDGGAAGMQEEEPVEGAPAGDQLTR comes from the coding sequence ATGAAATGCAAAGACAGGCTTCACCACGGCGCCCGGCTGCTGCTCTGCGCGCTGGCGCTGCTGGCGTCCACCGGCGCGGTGGCGGCACTCGATCAGTACGACGTCGAGGTCATCGTCTTCAGCAACGATGCCGCGGCCGGCGATGACGAGAACACCCAGGAATCCGGCACTGCCGGCAGGCCTGCTGCGGGTGCCGTCCCTGCCAGCGAGTTCATCGAGCTGTCTGCCGCGGATTACCGGCTGAACAACATCCGCGGCGGGCTGGCGTCCGCCCGCGGCTACCGCGTGCTGTTCCATCGCGCCTGGCGCCAGCCGGTCTACGACCGGGCCCATGCCGTCGACTATCCGGTACATGGCGTGGCGGCAGGCGGCCGCACCAGCGTGGACGGCACCGTGACCCTGATCCGGGAGCGCTTCCTGCACCTGGACGTGGACCTGCTGCTGCAGACCACCGCCGGCAACGGCATGCCGGTGGCGTTCCGCCTGAACGAACGGCGCCGCATCCGCAGCGACGAGCTGCATTATTTCGATCACCCGCGTTTCGGCGTGATCGCGCGCGTCACCCCGTACGCGGCCGCGGCCGAACCGGCCGCAGTAGCGCCGGATGCCGGGGCCGGCAGCGTGGAAGACGGCGGCGCCGCGGGTATGCAGGAAGAGGAACCGGTGGAAGGCGCGCCTGCCGGCGACCAGCTCACCCGCTGA